The DNA region cggttgtgatacagcctgaaatcaaaccagggtctgtagtgatgcctctagcactgagatgcagtgccttaaaccgctgcgccactcgggagcggaTAATGTTTGTAACACAACTGAAGTAGCCAAATaaattcttaaaatgaagcacattaatccgctttacaaggggaGTAGAGCCTAACTGGCGTACATAAGCAGCGTGTGACTTTCCAGTTTGGGGAAGATacatttcaccataaaaatgcacctttataataaaagcataattgtatttgcggtcacttttgagaatggtgttttcctgctaattgaACATTCGCTCTTATAGCCTACTTCTGTGTgggcattgctgcgcttataatgtaaAGAAATatcctaatagtttatcaacattttaagctaaacgttctgatctgttgcgtcagccacattgcataTAAAaggttttttgatgctagtggttgtattaatgtgGGATCTATCGCGTCCCACAACTGTCTCAGAcgatgtttggaatatttatttctggcACAGAATATGTCAActgttgtactatgggggatagtagattgatatAGAATAGTGATTTttctgttcgttaggcctactcagttcttccaatatcttcaatatgcacctcgggaattggataaggacacgtgcagttgtgtctgtcttcacttgtagcctgtgagatcacgtgacggagagccatgtgagtgagaggtgcttcggcacGCAgcagggagaagggaattataattattatattcagccgaAGGGCACaatggccgcaaaaggcatggattcttTTAGAGGGCATTActgccacacaaaggggatgccaccgggaaattcaaggcattatcaagtgcttgtcaatttgtgaatgagagactgatgaagtgtgtacagcctgcgcaaaaaaacaaagcagagctcatggctttcaagcaacttttttttcaaatcatcattagagtctcatcatgcagcctaacaatgtattaaaaatctaaacatatagcccaaagtttgtagaacaactaaagttacattaatgactctaaatgaagcatataggaggacctgtttctttgttaaccgctcaacagaATAGCTGCATGTGAACACTCCCTCacatcatttggagaaaatatcctgtctattttattcagctttgttcaactgtattcttcatactataaaataatgccactgatttgtaagcaaatcttgtctgctaaatgaactagtatagctcacagccatatggcatagccagatcaggacctgctaaatgaactagtgtagcccacagccatatggcatagccagatcaggacctgctaaatgaactagtgtagcccacagccatatggcatagccagatcaggacctgctaaatgaactagtgtagcccacagccagatcaggacctgctaaatgaactagtgtagctcacagccatatggcatagccagatcagaacctgctaaatgaactagtgtagctcacagccatatggcatagccagatcaggacctgctaaatgaactagtgtagctcacagccatatggcatagccagatcaggacctgctaaatgaactagtgtagcccacagccatatggcatagccagatcaggacctgctaaattaactagtgtagctcacagccatatggcatagccagatcaggacctgctaaattaactagtgtagctcacagccatatggcatagccagatcaggacctgctaaattaactagtgtagctcacagccatatggcatagccagatcaggacctgctaaattaactagtgtagctcacagccatatggcatagccagatcaggacctgctatattaactagtgtagcccacagccagatcaggacctgctaaattaactagtgtagctcacagccatatggcatagccagatcaggacctgctaaatgaactagtgcagcccacagccatatggcatagccagatcaggacctgctaaatgaactagtgtagcccacagccagatcaggacctgctaaatgaactagtgtagcccacagccatatggcatagccagatcaggacctgctaaatgaactagtgtagcccacagccatatggcatagccagatcaggacctgctaaatgaactagtgtagcccacagccatatggcatagccagatcagaacctgctaaatgaactagtgtagctcacagccatatggcatagccagatcaggacctgctaaatgaactagtgtagctcacagccatatggcatagccagatcaggacctgctaaatgaactagtgtagctcacagccatatggcatagccagatcaggacctgctaaatgaactagtgtagctcacagccatatggcatagccagatcaggacctgctaaatgaactagtgtagctcacagccatatggcatagccagatcaggacctgctaaatgaactagtgtagctcacagccatatggcatagccagatcaggacctgctaaatgaactagtgtagctcacagccatatggcatagccagatcaggacctgctatattaactagtgtagctcacagccatatggcatagccagatcaggacctgctaaatgaactagtgtagcccacagccatatggcatagccagatcaggacctgctatattaactagtgtagctcacagccatatggcatagccagatcaggacctgctaaattaactagtgtagctcacagccatatggcatagccagatcaggacctgctatattaactagtgtagcccatagCCAGATCagaacctgctaaatgaactagtgtagcccacagccatatggcatagccagatcaggacctgctatattaactagtgtagcccatagccagatcaggacctgctatattaactagtgtagcccacagccagatcaggacctgacATAAGGACAACTGAGAGTTATGCAGTCCTGTTCTTCTGATATACATTCaacagtcaattaccgtgagaccggcagttatttgctcgacaatcaccggctgacaaaatgtcatgaccgtcacagccctccacacacacacacacacacacacacacacacacacacacacacacacacacacacacacacacacacacacacacacacacacacacacacacacacacacacacacacacacacacacacacacacacacacacacagccctacacacacacacacacacacacacacacacacacacacacacacacacacacacacacacacacacacacacacagccctccacacacacacacacacacagccctccacacacacacacacacacacacacacacacacacacacacacacacacacacacacacacacacacacacacagccctccacacacacacacacacacacacacacactgtgcgcTGTCTGAGAGGAGAGTTAACTTTTAGTTGTACTGTGTACACTATTATGGGCTCCcgagttcgattccaggctgtatcacagcccggccgtgattgggagtcccatagggcaggactcacaattggcccagcgtcgtccgggtttgcccCGGGGTagataagagtttgttcttaacctgacttgcttagttaaataaaggttcactgTAACACTACGCTGCCTGCTGTGCATATGATAAATCAACCTTGACCACACCCTAACCAGGTCCTCTCCCTCCAGTGTGAACTCCATCTTGTCCCTGTCATCTCTGTCGGGCTGTGTGTCTCTGAGTGAGTTGTACCTCAGACGGAACCTCATCCCTTCTCTCTCAGAGCTCTCCCATCTCCGCCCCCTCACACGCCTACGAGTGCTCTGGTTGGCTGAGAACCCCTGCTGCGGAACAGACCCCAGCCAATACCGTCTCAACGTGTTGCGATGCCTGCCACGCCTACACAAACTGGACAACCAGGGTCAGTTGTCTTTAGTTGTGACAATGTTGTTTGTGTTTTGGGGAAGTATGCTTCTAGTACTTTTTCCTCGAGCCGTAGGGGTCCAATTTAGGTTTTGGGCTGtcgcaactgtgtgtgtgtagtaactgtgtgtgtgtagtaactgtgtgtgtgtagtaactttgtgtttgtgtgtgtgtgtgtgtgtgtgtgtgtccagtggtgACAGAGGAGGAGCTTACTTTTGCTCTAAACGAGGGAGAGGAGATAACCACACCCCCTGCCGCCGCCCAGAAGCAGTTCTCGACCAGTGGTCAGCCAGAGATCGTCAGCTCCACCaatggacagacagagaccgaatCAGAGAACGACCCCCTCAACTACAGTATGGAGGAGACCAAGTAAGACCCGCCCCTCACAACGTTACACACCTTTAACCCTGTCTCCTAAACCCTGTCTCCTAAACCCTGTCTCCTAACCCCTGTCTCCTAACCCCTGTCTCCTAACCCCTGTCTCCTAACCCCTGTCTCCTAACCCCTGTCTCCTAACCCCTGTCTCCTTAACCCCGTCTCCTTAACCCCGTCTCCTAAACCCCGTCTCCTAAACCCCGTCTCCTAAACCCCGTCTCCTAAACCCCGTCTCCTAAACCCCGTCTCCTAAACCCCGTCTCCTAAACCCCGTCTCCTAAACCCCGTCTCCTAAACCCCGTCTCCTAAACCCTCTACAGTAAGATCCGGGAACAGTTGGGGATGAAGCCTATTCCTAGAGACAAGTTCTCCTCCCCATCACCTCGACCTGCAGCTAGGAAGGTAACAGACACTCCTCTGCTACCCAGACGACACTCCTCTGCTACCCAGACACTCCTCTGCTACCCAGACACTCCTCTGCTACCCAGACACTCCTCTGCTACCCAGACACTCCTCTGCTACCCAGACGACACTCCTCTGCTACCCAGACGACACTCCTCTGCTACCCAGACGACACTCCTCTGCTACCCAGAAGACACTCCTCTGCTACCCAGACGACACTCCTCTGCTACCCAGACGACACTCCTCTGCTACCCAGACGACACTCCTCTGCTACCCAGACGACACTCCTCTGCTACCCAGACGACACTCCTCTGCTACCCAGACGACACTCCTCTGCTACCCAGACGACACTCCTCTGCTACCCAGACGACACTCCTCTGCTACCCAGACTCCTTTGCTGTATACACACAAACTATTTGGTGATGGGGCCTTCCATTCATACTATGGCTTCATGTATTtcgtatgtatgtactgtaggtaggtatgtactgtaggtaggtatgtactgtaggtatgtatgtattgatgtgtgtgtgtgtgtgtgtgtgtgtgtgtgtgtgtgtgtgtgtgtgtgtgtgtgtgtgtgtgtccagtcccACACTCTGGAGGCGGTGCTGATGCTGTTGAAA from Salvelinus fontinalis isolate EN_2023a chromosome 26, ASM2944872v1, whole genome shotgun sequence includes:
- the cfap410 gene encoding cilia and flagella associated protein 410; protein product: MKLTRKLVLAKAKASDLDSVKKLNCWGCNLTDISIFNQIPHIEVLTLSVNSILSLSSLSGCVSLSELYLRRNLIPSLSELSHLRPLTRLRVLWLAENPCCGTDPSQYRLNVLRCLPRLHKLDNQVVTEEELTFALNEGEEITTPPAAAQKQFSTSGQPEIVSSTNGQTETESENDPLNYSMEETNKIREQLGMKPIPRDKFSSPSPRPAARKSHTLEAVLMLLKDLEEEELRIVHTATQNRQLRSHTHPKLTHTLQGETTTDTHTLQGDGTTDTHTLQGDGTTDTHTLQGETTTDTHTLQGDGTIDTHTLTNCRERTTDIEH